One Oryctolagus cuniculus chromosome 7, mOryCun1.1, whole genome shotgun sequence genomic window, AAGCCCAACTTAAATATTACCTTTTCTTTACAGCTGTCCCTGACCCTTCTTGTCAAGAGATTTCTTCAGAGATGCCTCTATTATAACTATCCACAATAGTGTTCATGACAGGTCTTCattaaattcatggaaatgtgcattatcttttcattccatttttacaaactttttgatgtatccTTGCCTATGGCAGAATGCAATCAAAAGAATAtgcctaggggctggcactgtggtgtagcagtactgccatcccatatgggtgtcagttcaagtcccggctgctccacttcagatccagctctctgctatggctgggggaaggagtggaagatggcccaagtccttgggcccctgcacccatatgggagaccaggaagaagctcctggctcctggcttcggatcagccagctccagccattgcaaagtgaactgggtagtgaaccagtggatggaagcgctctcccttttctctctctctctcgtctctgtctctgtctttgtctctgtaactctgcttttcaaataaataaataaatctttggaaaaaaaaaaaaaagaatatgccttTTGGAGTCAAATTGACCCAAGTTCAAATGATGGTtcggggggccggcgccatggctcactaggctaatcctacgcctgcggcgccggcaccccaggttctagtccggattggggcgctggattctgtcccagttgctcctcttctagtccagctctctgctggcccaggagggcagtggaggatggcccaagtccttggaccctgcacctgcatggagaccgggacgaagcacctggctcctggcatcagatcggcgcagcacaccagccgtagcagctattggggggtgaaccaacggaaggaagacctttctctctgtctctctctctttcactgtctaaatctgcctgtcaaaaaacaaacaaacaaatgatggTTCGGCTGATATTAGCAGTGCAATCTTAGACAAACTATAAACTTCCTAGACcctcaagatttttattttaaaatagaagtaatagggactagcattgtggtgcagcaggtaaagctgctgcccgcagtgtaTGGGTACccgtttgagtgccagctgctccacttctgatccagtccctgctaatgtgcctgggaaagcagcggaagatggcccaagtgcttgggcccctgcacccatgtaggagaccgggaaaaagcttctggctcttggctttaatttggcccagccctggccagtttgtggctatctggggagtgaaccagcagatggaagacctatctccctctctttctctctctcctccctctcctctctctctctctctctctccccctctatctctgtaactctgcctttcaaataaataataaatctttaagaataaataaataaaacagaagtaATAATTCTTACCTCCTTCATTCAGTTATACAGCCAGTCATCCTTTTGTTTCATCAACAGATACTTAAATAGGGTGCCTGCATATGCCAGGCACAGGGCATACAACTATGAAAATCAGAGGtaccacctctgccctcactcaGGCTGACAATCTGTTGACTGGTGAAAATTCAGAAGGAGAAAAATACTGTCACCAAACCCCAGGTAAGATGTAGGGAAGGTTACAGAGGAAGCACCATGATCCAACCCAGACTCCCAGGGCAGGTGAGGACACTTTAGTGGAACAGCAATTCAGCAGTAAGTGTcgtaaaaataaaacacagcaaataTTCAAGACAGATACCACAagtcattttaatttaataaaatacttcCACCCTACCCACGCCATAATTATATGTCCCTCGTCTGAAAACTCCTCTAAGTGTCAGAGAGTGAAACAGATTTTTTATAGTGAGTGAGTGGGcaacaaaaatgaaacctgtGCAACGTGCTGGGCATCAGAAACCACAGGGCCAGCAGGAGAGGCCaagctaaaattattttttaaaaaaagtctgttttTCAGCATTCTGTCACAACCATAAGGATTCCTTAACATTTGTACTTGTTTTCTGTGTTAAACCATTTAATGACAGAACAAGGaaatcatttttacatttttctgggGGCTGAACTGCTGCAAAAAAGTGAGAGAGCAATTGCAGCTTTCAAAAGAGATGCTAATTGTAGCTTTTAAAACATTCGGCTCCCTCCAAACACCCGTCAGCCTCCTCCCTGAAGAAGAGTTTCTAGGTCTTTCTTAAAGGTGCTAAGAGGAATTTGCCATGCACGGTTCATTTTCCCACCTAAGGGTTCAGAATCATGTGTGTTCAGGGATCCACTCCCAGTTCTTCAAGGCTCTTAAGTTTTGCCTCTTCAGAGACATTGAGAAGCTGGACAATCTTATCGAGAGCACAAATCCACGAACCCTAGAAAAGCTGCACTGGACCATACATATAAACAAGGCACAACCTGGGATTCAATGCCACATAGAGTGGGAATTTCCTTCCTAATGTAGGCTTCCTGCCCACCATCCTTCCTGCAGGAggcctggaaagcagagagacaggagggaggtTTTCCTATCAGggacctgctgctgcttccttcttGGCAGGCTGAGGGAGGAAAATGTTGTCAGGCTGGCAATTCTATTTATAAATGCTTTTCTTTACAATAAGCTGAcaaatttgggggtggggggagaagcagGGAGCAGCAGCAATTGCCCACACAGACTATTACTTTAAATtcaattatgagaaaaaaaaaatctctctattCCAGCCAGGAGAGGGATAAGAAGGAGGAGAGGTGaaatagaaataacaaaataTGGAACTAGAGCAAGCTTCAGTTATATAAACATGATGAGGCAGTAACAATTGTCTACAGAATGCCCCGTGCTTCCACCAGGGAAACTGGGAAGCAGAAAAGGTAAAGTGCTCTTCCTGTTCAGCTACCAATGCTCTGACATTCAGTCATGAATACGTGTGACACAGCACCGTTAGCCAAGACATTCATGTACTTATCTACAGGACTTGTTCTGCAAATAGCAAGATCTAGACTCTGGTCTTAAAAACAGAGGCTGATCCTCAATTTGTTTATGAAAATATTGCCTGAATTCTTACACTGAAAAGTATACGACCTGCAAAGAGTTATGAAGATTCAAATAGGTTCATGTCACATCTAATCCCCAGttacatggatttaaatttttatgacaCACATGTAAGCAACTTATCCAGTGAGACTAGAAGCAGATTAAGGGGTGGCTGGGCTGACAGTCACCTGAAGCCCAATTTACAAAGAAATCTAAAGTGATGCTGAAAAAGATGAGTGGGAATAAAATCAGATGAGAAAGAGTACATTGCCAGACTCTCTAAGGGAAAGGCTTGCATGTGGACAGAAGGGTAAAAACCTTCGAGAAGCAGCCTGAGGTAGGCTTGGGAGTGGTACTGAGTGCAACACGCCCCTACGTGGAGAAATGCACACATGAGCATACACTGCACCCTCAGGTGAGGAAACATCTCCATGGCTTCTGAACTGTCGGGCAGCAACGCGGGGTCCATGAAGGATTAACCCTGGGGCACTGTTTTGCTGAGTGGATAATCAGCAGCACAGGCCACCAGCACTTTTCCTCCCGCCCTTCTGTCTCCTTGGAGAACGGCTGGGGAAATGTTTAGAGAACAGTGGGGTAGTGTGAAGGCGTGCCAGGCCAGCCTACCCAGGACACTGGGGGCCTGCGTGCACCCCAAGTGCCGTCAGTGTTTCAACTGCACTTCCCACTTCCTTGACGGGTGGGCTCTATTTCTCCATCTTGTTTTGTTCTTATTCTCCTCAAATCAAAACTCCCATTCCTTTAGACCTCAATACTCCTTGAGGCTATCAAATACACAATTCAAGTAATTCCCAGCAGGAGGCTCGCCAACATATTTTACCCTAACTGGAATTACTCATTGATTGGTGAACCATGTTTGGAGATCTTCTCACCTGTCTCCAGAAGAGTGAGGGCTGTGTTTTCAACATCTCCCCAGTATtctgcctgctcctccccctgcATCCCAGACACCCACCTCTAAGCCATTCCTACAAAAAGCCACCCCATCTGCCACTTAATTCTGAGTCGGTTCCCTGCAGGAAGTGAGTTCTCCAAGGGCCTGACACTTAGTTCTGGGAAGATGCTGTTCTTTTAGCACCTTCCATATGTCAATACCCCAGAATCCATTCATcgacacagggtacagaaaaggCCCTAATTCCGAATACCGCCACAACCAAAGCCGATGAAATCTGGCAAATCAATCAGATCCTAGCTTTCTACTGGATATTCAGGATGATTTGAAAACTTAACCAAAAAGCCAACAGTGTCCACGATGAAGCGAATGAAAGTTGCTTCCCTCATAAGAGAAAGCACTCCAAGAGGAGCGGCGGGAGGAGGAaggaacagaaggaaggaagagacccCAGCTGAAACTTGGCATTTACTTGAAGGGAGCCAGCAGAATGTAGTTCATAGACAGTTTCATAGGCCAGAGGGAGGGCACCGGTCAGAAGGCTTCCTTGGCACTATTAAATCTCTTTGGTGGCAGCCTCGGCTGGGAAGGCAAGGCACAAAAGTTGCGTTCAGGGTTCTGAGGATCAAGAGGTGGTGTCTGCGAACTTACGGGGATAGAACGGCTCAGGAATCTCGCTGGAGATGAAGAAAGGCTGGGGTAGGCGGGTCGGAGGACGGTGGCCGGCTCCTCTGTCTTGGCGTTGAGGGGGCCCGGGAGGCTGTTCAGGTTGCccccgccgctgctgctgcttctgttgTACTGGTTGTTGTTGAGCTCTGGGTAATTCCTGGCTGTCGGTTGGGAGCTGCCATTCAAGAGGTTGGTGAATGGGTTGGCTATGAAACCTGCCTTAGCGGACGAGGCCGTCTTTTTGTTCTCTGGATCATCAGCTGCAGCATTCAAGTTCCCTAGAGAGCTGGCTAGCCGAGAGTTTATGGAAAAGCTGGATGGAAAAcacgggggaggggagaaaacaCAGACAGCAGTGTAGGCGTCTATTCACACACAGCTCGCAGTCCCAAGACACATATCCACGACATGACAGACTGGGATGAAGACAATTCTGATCAATGCAGACACAGACAGAATGGCTTCTGGATTGCCCCAGGGGACATTATCATATGTGGCCTTCAGTTATATGTGTCAAATACCTTGGTCAAAAGCTGTTAGCTAAAACCCTACAAGCCAGCTACAACACTTTGCCCAGAGACTATGAACTAGAACATCTGAggcagtaaataaatgaaaaaggccTTATAGGGAGTGTTGAAGACAGACTTAAGTACAGGATTCAACTTGGTCATATTCAGCTTCACTACATCAAACATCCCCTTCCCATTTTAATTCGTTCTCATCTGACCGTGTCCATCAGGTAAGAAGAGCTTATACCACTTAGCATTTCTGTCAGCAACTGGACCCCACTTTCTGGTCCCCTAAATCAGCTGGAATGTTCTACAACATTCTCTCCACTGCTGGTCTCTGTATTTTGGGGTTTGTGTGCGTGGTTTCCCCCCTTctcttttgtctcttcctctgatAAAACCACAGCCAAAGTCATTgcctgctgcatctttttttttaaacgtcTAATCAGTAgcttgggagagggaggaaaaaattACCTTCTGACATTGGCGCCTGAGGACGAAGTACCTCTGTTTATCCTCTTGGCTGTCGCCGAAGGGGACAAAGCCACTTTTGAGGTCTTCAGCGTACATGCAGATCCTTGTGGGGAAGAACTTAATCTTTGTGGAGAAAAAAGTGGACAAAGTGTCACTCAAACTGTGTTATCTTAAATACTCAGCAATCTGCTAGGACAAGACAAACTATTAAACCTTAAAGATGGCATGACAGATCCTAATCAGGGTGACAGCAGCCACCGCCAACACTGACAGCCTTAAAGATGTGAACTCAGTTCATGCCCACAACCACGTAGGGAAGGAGCTGATACTGCTCTCCCCACTTGACAAgggaagaaacaaagagacagtTTTCCAATCAAAGCTACCTGCTTAGCAAGTGGCAGAGCAGGGTTCAAAGTCCTGCTCTTAACCAGGGTCCTATCTTCCCTGCTCACTTCCCTTCCTTACACTGCCATTTACTTCTCAGTATGCCGTTCCCTCTACTTCTTCacatcctgcaccccatgggagaccaggagaagcacctggctcctgccatcggatcagcgcggtgcgccggccacggcggccattggagggtgaaccaatggcaaaggaagacctttctctctgtctctctctctcactgtccactctgcctgtcaaaaaaaaaaaaaaagctatgcataaatttccaattttttggctcccaaataaacttattttctaattccattttttttccaagaacattttgaagtaccttcatgtcGTCATAGTAAAGCAGAGCTCTTTCACCTTTCATTGTCTAATATCTGTCGATTTCCCTCACTTGACATGAGCCCCTAAAACACAAAGGCTGTCCCCTCATTTCAATTCCCAGAGGCCAGCACAGGCTAGACTCAGGGCAGGTCCTCAGTAAGTGTTTGCCAAGTGGACAAACAGCAAACAGTGATTGCTGCATACCCAGGGCCACTCAGATTTTGCTCTGGGCAAATCATATAATGTAGCTGGACTTTGTGTTCCTATCTActaggggggaaaaaaagctttttatttacttgtaaacTTTTCCCTACATCATCTATCCTCCAAACAGAAGCTTACGGACATgttttgcctctcaaacaaaaatgggaaaataaaactaGGAACaaatacaaggatatttcaaaatgtgCAGAAAATGGAATGACGAAATGAGtttctttggtgcaaaaacattttggggttttcatgatacacattttccatgaactttttgaagagctctcACACATGTTATCAATAAAAGAAAAGAGGACTAATAGAAATGGAGGTAAATCAAGGCAACATCTCTAGCTGGATTGAAAGGACAGTTGCGGAGCACTTGAGTTGATTGGGGATCCCCACGACCTGGGGCACAGATCACAGCGATGTAGGGAAAACAACAGCCTTTTCAGGCTAAGTATTAGGCATAAAGGGTATGTAACGATCTGGAACTGAAAGTTAGAaacttaaaatgtgaaaaaaaaaaaagggttgtaCAACTTATTGTTGATGGTTTGATGCTTGGGAAACATGTCTCAAAGGTAGCAcatacgggccggcgccgcggctcactaggctaatcctctgccttgcggtgccggcacaccggattctgtcccggttgcccctcttccaggccagctctctgctgtggccagggagtgcagtggaggatggcccaggtgcttgggccctgcaccccatgggagaccaggaaaaagcacctggctcctggctcctgccatcggatcagcgcggtgcgccggccgcagcgcgccggccgcggcggccataggagggtgaaccaacggcaaaggaagacctttctgtctctctctctctcactgtccactctgcctgtcaaaaaaaaaaaaaaaaaaaaaaaaaaaggtagcacaTATGTGCAAGCCACCAGAAAGTCAACCCTTTTTACCTGAAAGGCTGGGACACTGTTCTCGGGTGCCCTTTCATGTCATCTGACCTGCaaatgaaaaaagacaaatgctCTCATGACACCAGCCTCACACATTTAAACAAATACCAAAAGGCGCGTCTATGAGTCAGACCAGGGAAAATGTGAAATTAGCAAAAGGGAAAAACCATGCAAATGGATTTTAGTTTTCATCTACttcataaaataaatcctaaaaccaaaaggaaatacattttagtcattttatttCACCTAGAAGCATCCTGCTTTTTAAGCAGATAACAGTACTGTATGCACTCAGggtaaaaaaaagtttgatgacAATTAATAATGCTGTTAAGAAAACTAAATTCCAATAGATGAGAAaatttatgaaatgtttttaaaagaaaacagaaaaactatAATGTAATAGGCCTTCTACAGTTTGTATAATATGAtattctctcatttctcctatTTATTTGCCATGTTATAATTCAGCTTCTACAACTTAttgcttctctcctccttctgatttctgaaaatataaatatgtttattttaatcaatataaaACAATTTAAGAGTCTCAAGGAAAAACTGTGACTATAAAACTTTGGTCATGTAAACTAGTCCTgaagaaccttccatccactgagaaAGACAAACTCCAGTGCAAAGAGCCCATGCTTTGAACTCCACATCGCCTTCATTTCTAGCTCCATTCAAACGGAAaatgacttaacctctctgacATCAAGCAAACAACCCAAACCCAGGGATGGGGCAGACCTTTTATGTTAACCCTGTTAACCCTCATCTTCAAACCATGAACCTACCATGGTTCCTGGCTCACTGCAGGTGCTCAGGAAAGGGTACTTCTCTTCAATCTTCCAAGAGTAGCTGATAGTTATCACTAAGCACCACTCTTGCTATCCCATTTTCTCATCATATTACAGAAAATCATTACTTAAAGATGAATCCTTAGTTCCTAAGTCAGCAAACCAGTTCCCAAAGATGCAATCTGACTGAAGTGTCATAATCCTCTGATATGACACACAGAAACTCAATTCTCCATGAATCTGTTTCATGTCGATCACACTCACAAAACATCCTTCCTGTTATACATGTCTTTCACCAATTAAGTCAAAGAAAAGTAGCTACTGTGTGGCCTAAGACCCTGCCACCCCATAGATCGCAGTAAAGAATATTAGTATTTGTAGATTTTTGTAGCTACATTGATCCTCAAACCTTTTTCTAAAACCAAAAAGTGTAAGAAGTGTTCAAATATTGTGATAGCAGTCAAATCCCATTATTGATTCTGATGAGTAATTTGAGACCACAGAATCAAGATGGTTTGTAACTTCATAGGCACAAGCAAGAATTACTTGTTTAGATCTCAAAAACACAGGTAAATCTCAGGAATTAGTCAGGCTATACCAAGCCTGGCATAAAACGCTTTTCTGTATACTCTGACTTCAATACAAAAAGCTGTGGCACACCTATGAGACTTTGCTACAGAAGTAGAATTCCAGCCACAGAAATTCCAAATGGAATTTGGAACCAAGACCCAGAGATAATTACATAGCAGCAAAAAGATAGGACTCCAGAGACTGAGATGCCACAGTTGCTTTCAACAAACTTCTGAAATACAGCTATTCCAACAGTGATAAAATAAACACTAAACACCACAAAATAGttatgaaccaaaaaaaaaatgcagtaaacTTGTATTTTTAGAATATTCAAAACAAGAATTTAAAAGTTCTGCCCACAAACAGAAGCGCACTATGAATTTAAAAGTGTAAAACAGATCTACCTAAATGCACAAGACGGAGAGGAGCGTGGCTGTCTCTGACTTTTTAAGGCACGTAGTTTGTCTCCCTGggttatattatttttcatttccacaTCTTCATCCTCTTCTAGATTATTCTGGGGGAAAAAGAACACATGTTCCATAGGAAGGTCATTGACAATAATTTTGccttatataaatttcataatagATGACAGATTgtgtatatagaaatatatagattATCTTACTATTGAttattttaagtcatttaaaCGCATTATAAATTCAGCATTGTCCAAGTTTATACTAAGGAATATTTGCCTGTTTGCCAAGTTAATATGGGTTAAATCGCAAATCAGAAAAACACGGGTATGGatgcagaaaaatttaaaagagctGTTTATTATAATGGACCACAACTAAGGAgactcccatgcaggcacagtcaCAGTCTGGAATAAAACCTGGACACAGGCTGGCTCAGCAGACCCAGTGCAGACAAGGCTTCCACACACCACCCGGAGCCATCCTGCAAATTCTGAGACTTGTTTACAAAAATGCACGACAAAGTAATTTAGCCTATTTACACAGCAACTTATTAACATCACTTACCCTTAGCAAAAGCACTTAAGCCTCTTCTAGAATGAGTTAAAACACTAGGACTACTAGATGAGAAAGCATGTTTCCCTCTTAAATAAGTCTCACAGTTTGAAAACCACAAGTATCACGTTGGTCCTTCCCCAGGCCAGCTATTGTTTAATTCTCACAGTAACCCCAGGGAAGAAGGCACGGTTATGCTTAATTTATAGTTGGAAAAAAAGCACTCTTGAAAGTTAGGAATACTGCCCACACTCCCTAAACTCTGAACGTCAGGGCTATGATTCTCAAATCAGATTTCTTGTCCTCAGATGCAAGGTTCTTTCTAAAATATGAGCCACCGCACCCTAACATTGAACCAGTAAAGACCACATTTTGCCCTTTTTTCCCTCACCTGAAAAATCAAAGGACTTGAATTTGCTAAGATCCATTCCAACCACAATAGTCCCTCCTTTGTTAGAGAAAGAATTCTTATTTGatgaagaatatacaaaaaatttaCTTCAACTAGTCACATTCTAGTTGTTTCTCAGAGAGATTCCTCTCCACTCCCCACCACTTATGTTGGGTTCCTGAAACACATCTGGGGTGCAGTAGGCACGTTCTGGCTAAAAAGGTCGCACCTCACTCCTGTATCACTGAGCTTAATTAAAAGGGGGAGGGCACACAAAGCACAGAGCCAGTTGGAAAGAAGAAATGATGACAAGAGCTTCCTAGAGCAGGCAGTCCCTTAGCTGAGTCTCAAAGACTGAGTACAAGTGAAGC contains:
- the CDC14A gene encoding dual specificity protein phosphatase CDC14A isoform X9; this translates as MKHYRFTHAEIIAWIRICRPGSIIGPQQHFLEEKQASLWVQGDIFRSKLKNRPSSEGSINKILSSLDDMSIGGNLSKIQNMERFGENNLEEDEDVEMKNNITQGDKLRALKSQRQPRSSPSCAFRSDDMKGHPRTVSQPFRLSSSPQGSACTLKTSKVALSPSATAKRINRGTSSSGANVRSFSINSRLASSLGNLNAAADDPENKKTASSAKAGFIANPFTNLLNGSSQPTARNYPELNNNQYNRSSSSGGGNLNSLPGPLNAKTEEPATVLRPAYPSLSSSPARFLSRSIPVSSQTPPLDPQNPERNFCALPSQPRLPPKRFNSAKEAF